The region TACAGGGGGTATTCGCAAAACATGTGGAGGGACTTGGCATTGGAAGTGTCGAGTGCAAGATTTTTAGATTTTCTGATCGAGTACTTATTGACTCAAGCAGACAAAGATTTGAAATCTATCTGACGCAATTCAGAGCAGCTGAAGTTAAAAGTATGCAAGAATTGATCGATAAAAGTAAAAGTGTTGTGGGGCGTGCAATGATTGGAACGCTTCTTGTACCTGGGTTAGGAACAATTGTCGGTGGAATGTCCGGAATAGGAAATAAAGAGAAAACTAGTCACTATATGATATTTAACTTTATAGATGCTCATGGTGAGTTGTCAGCTGTAACTTTTCAAGACACATTTGCATTTGGTATGAAGGATTTCTGCCAAGGCTTAAATAATTCTCTGCCGAACGACGAGGCCAGTGTCGTAAGACTTTAACTAATAGCCCGCCGACCAGCTAAGATTGACGGGCTTCTGCCTCCCCTTCGTTACAATTGGGAGAGGTTTTCCCATGTTCCCTGGTGGTTTTTTTGGTATGTCCTCAACACAATCTAATTATCAACTATTTCCTCCAATCATTCGCACCGTTTATGTTCGTTTCCCCCATATCCATACTCATCGCTTCTCTCTCGTTACAATGGGCTTATTTCATTATAAATTTTGTGTGCTATAGGCATATGCCGTGATGGATATGGGTTGTAGTCCATAGACTGTTGACGAGATAGTAATTGAGGAGGTTACCCCATGGAAACGAGTTATCAACAAGTTGCCTGGAATTGTATGAATAAGTATGTCGGTATTACTACAAGTGATGGTCAGTCTCACGACGGGTTTATTGCTCAAATCGATCAGAACAACGTTATACTTGCCATTCCCACAAATGAAATGATGGGCCAGATGAACGGAATGCCTGCTAACGCAACAGCCTACAGACAATTCGGATACTATCCGGGATTCTACCCGCGCCGCCGCTTTTATCCAAGACCGATTCCCTTTGGTGCCATTACAGCTTTGTACTTGCTTCCATTTTTCATTTAATAATGATTAGGGAATTCGTACAGGTAGTGCTCGAAACCACTCGCGGAGGGATTAGCGGCTGCTTAGTGGAAGTTAAGCCAGACCACGTTGTATTGGATACCAGGGGCCGGAAGTTTTTCGTACGAATCTGCGAGATTGTCTGGATTATGCCAGAATAGATTTTTGTGAAGAAGCTACGATAGTAGAGATCCCCTCAGTGTTACCCTAGCTTGGCGAGGAAAGCGTCAGCAGGGCGCCTCCACAATGAGGACTTGGTAGTTTGCACTACAACTTAATCGCCCGCGAAGAAGAGAACGAAATGATCCCGCTCTGTGCCGACGAAGGGATTCAGACCATGTCCTTTTAAAACCTTTTCTACGCTCCGGGAAGATTGAGCTTAAAGCCTTTAGCCGTGCGGGTTAAAGGCCCTTTTTTATGTTCCGATCACTATTCGTTCAGGGAATTGGATACGGAGCCATGTTAGCACAGTGAAGGAAAGGTAACTTGTTCTCGTTGCGTAAGTTGAATAAAAAAAATTCCAACAGACATAATATAGAAATGGAATTTTCAGGGCTGATTGAATAGACCGAGGGGGATGCGGAGATGAATACCTTTTGGCGGAAAAAGCTGTCTATGAAGTATAACCAATCAGAGCTGAAGCCGCAGGTCCAAACCCCCGCTTTGAATGATCCTCTCACTGGTATTTTGGAGCAAGATCTGTTGAAGATTAAAGAAACGTTTAAGAAAAGTAACGATGTGCTTTTTAGTGAATTTAACCTGGGGATCAATGAAGCCGTCCGGGCAGCTATCATCTATACCGACGGTTTAGCAGACACCACAATCATTCAGAACTCCATTCTGGATTCATTGATGCATGAAACCAGCCAAATGGAAGGCGGATTGGAGGGCCTGCCTACCGAATTTCTTTACAGGTGGATTAAGAAACGCAGCTTGACGGTTGGAGCAATGAC is a window of Paenibacillus sp. FSL H3-0469 DNA encoding:
- a CDS encoding phosphatidylinositol kinase, whose protein sequence is METSYQQVAWNCMNKYVGITTSDGQSHDGFIAQIDQNNVILAIPTNEMMGQMNGMPANATAYRQFGYYPGFYPRRRFYPRPIPFGAITALYLLPFFI
- a CDS encoding DUF2642 domain-containing protein codes for the protein MIREFVQVVLETTRGGISGCLVEVKPDHVVLDTRGRKFFVRICEIVWIMPE